Below is a genomic region from Aurantimonas sp. HBX-1.
AGGCGGCATCATGAATGTCTACTGGATCGCCGGGCTGGCTATTGTCGTCCTGCTTGAGAAGCTGCTGCCTCGCGGAGACAGATTCGCGCTGGCGTTCGGACTGATGTTCGTGGCGGCGGGGACTTGGATCGCGATCAGGGCCGTCTGAGCAGGCGAATACTCTGCCCGGACTTGGGGCCATCAATTGTATGGCGGTTTCCCTGCCCTCAGGGTCAGCTTGTGCCGTTCCCTTCCTAGAGGCATCGTGCAACTGCTCGCCGTCTGGGAAGAGTCAATCGGCGAACGTCAACTTTCGCCGTTCGTGAGCCCGGAAGCTGCCAGTCAGCTTTCGGCCCGTTCAAACTGAAGGCACGGCGGCGAAATTTCGCGCGTGTCGCCCTGAACCGAACGTCCGATTTAACCTACTATGTCGGCAGTGTAGGCGAGTGAACTCAGCGTTCTATCGGTGTTCTGAGGATCTCCGACTGTCGCTCGTCGGCAACAAAGCTTAATTCTGGATCAGGGACAGGATGATATCGTCAACGGCCTTAAGACAGGCATCCTCGTCACCGCCTTCCGCCAGTTCGCGAGCGTCCTGAAGCGCGGCGCGGGCTTCGATCACCTCTTCGCCGCCGTCCCCTGCCGCCTCGGCTTCCTCGACCGCTTCGGTTTCCTCCGGCTCTTCCTGGAAGGGGACAGGATCCTCGCTGGCCTCGTCCGCTTCCGCCATCGCCTGCGCTTCGCGGGCACCGGCGACGGCCTGGCCGCCCGACGAGGCGGAGATCGCCTGGCTGGCAGCGACATCGAGAAGGCGTTCGAAATCGTCGATCCGTTCCGCGCACTGATAGGCGTGCGCGGGGCCGGCGAGGAGGATGGCGGCCGCGGCTACCGTGAAGAGCTTGATACGGTGCATCACGTGTCCTTTCGTCAGCTTCGGAGCTGGTCGGCGATGGGAAGGCGGCGGATCCGCTGACCGGTCGCGGCGAAGACGGCGTTGGCAATGGCCGGTGCGACAGGTGGCAGGCCCGGTTCGCCCACGCCGCCCAGAGGACGGTCGTAGGCGTCGCCCGGGGTCACGAGATGAACGTCGATCCGCTTCGGCGCTCCCTCCATGCGCGGGACGAGATAGGTATCGAAATTATCCTGCTGCGCCCTCCCGTTGGCGAACGTCACCTCGGTCATCAGCGCCTGGCCGACGCCCATGATCACCGCGCCTTCCATCTGCGACCGGATGCGATCAGGATTGACCTGCGCGCCGCAATCGATGGCGATCGAGACCCGCGGCACGGAGACGACGCCATCCTCGACCGCCACCTCCGCGGCGACCGCCACGTAGCTGACAAAACTGTAGTGCCCGGCAATACCGAGACCTTGGCCCGCTGGCATCTGCCGGCCCCACTCGATGCCCTTGGCCGCTTCCTCGACGACAGCGGCCAGCCGACCGGTGTCGATCGGATAGACCTCGGGGTCCTCGCCGTAGTTCCAGACGTCGCCGAGTTCCCGCGGATCGACCAGCCGCGCCGGACCGATGACCTCGAGCAGATAGTCCTTCGGATCGCGGCCGACGGCATCTGCCAGTTCGGATATGAAGGACTGGATGGCGAAGGCGTGGGGGATGTTCGAGACTGACCGGTACCAGCCGATGCGCACATGAGCGGATGCCTCGGGGTTCTCGGCCCGGATGTTCTCGATCGCAAGCGGCATGTTCAAGAGCCCCATGCCGAGCTCGAAGGGCAGTTTCTGTTTGGGATCGGGGGCGAAGATCGAGCCGATCGTCGGTGCCGCCGTGCGATGCAGCCAGGCCACCGGCATGCCGCTGTCATCGAGGCCCGCGGTCATCTTCTCGACCGATACCGTATGATAGTAGCCGTGGTGGATGTCATCCTCGCGGGTCCAGGTGAGCTTGACCGGCGCACCGTTCATCGCCTGGCTGAGAATGCCAGCCTCGAGCACGAAGTCGGGCTTCGACTTGCGGCCAAAGCCGCCACCCAGCAACGTAACGTTGACGGTCACGTTCCCCTTGTCCAGCTTCAGCCGTTCTGCCAGGCGCAGCCGCGTCACCTGCGGCGCCTGGGTGCAGGCCCAGGCCTCGGCTTTCCCGTCCCGAATCTCCACCACCGCGGCAGGCGCCTCCATCGGCGCTTGCGCCAGATGCGGGATGTAGTATTCCGCCTCGACGGTCCGGGCGGCGCCGGCCATGCCCGCATCGAAGTCGCCCTGGTCGCGGATCACTGTGCCGCCGGGCGCATTCGCGGCCTTGGACAGCAATTCGCGATAGGCCTCGCTGTCGTAGCTGGCATTCGGGCCGTCCTCCCACTCAATGGTGAGCGCGTCGCGGCCCTTCATCGCGAGGTAGGTGTTTCTGGCAATGACCGCGACCCCGCCCAACGGGGCGAACTCCGTCGGGAAGTCGACGGGGTCGATCGCGATCACCTTCTCGACTCCGGCAATCGCCAGCGCGGCGCTGTCGTCGAAGCTTTTGACGCGGCCGCCATAGACCGGCGGCCGGGCGATCACCGCGTAGAGCATGCCGTCGCGCCGGACGTCGATGCCGTAGATCGCGGTGCCGGTGGTGATGCCCACGTTGTCGGCAAGTCCGATATCGGACTTGCCGATGTAGCGGAACTGCGACGGGTCGAGCAGCACGAGACTGTCGGCGGGTGGCACGTCGAGATCCATGGCCGCACCGGCCAGTTCGCCATAGCCCAGGGACCGGCCGGATGCGGCATGGGTGACTCTGTGACCTTCAGCCTTCACCTCGGCGATATCGACCCCCCACTCGGCAGCGGCAGCCTGTTCCAGCATTCTGCGCGCGGCCGCGCCGGCGCGGCGCATCGGCATGAAGAAATGCCGCAGGCTCCGCGAGCCGTCGGTATCCTGATTACCGTACTTCTCCTCGTCGCCAGGTGCCTGGTCCACCCGGACCTGGTCCCACTCGGCGCCGAGCTCGTCGGCGACGACCATGGCGATCGAGGTGCGGACGCCCTGACCCATTTCGGAGCGGTGGACGGTCACGGTGACGAGCCCGTCCTCGGCGATCGAGATGAACGCCTTCGGGTCATCACTCCAGCCATTCGGCATCGCATCCCGGCCGAACTTGGGCTCTTCCTCCTGGGTCCAACCCCGGGAGGGCAGACCCACAGCGAGGACGAAGGCGGAGGCCCCGATGCCGCCGAGAATGCCGCGGCGACTAATATTGGTGATCGACGGGTTTCGCATCACGACGCCTCCGCTGCCTGCTTGATGGCAGCCCGAATGCGAGGATAGGTGCCGCAGCGGCACAGATTGCCATTCATCGCCGTGTCTATGTCTTCGTCGGTTACGGTGTCGGACTGATCCACGAGCGCTGCCGCCTGCATGATCTGCCCCGCCTGGCAGTAGCCGCACTGCGCCACGTTCAGGTCACGCCAGGCGACCTGAACCGGATGATCGCCGTTCTCGGACAGACCTTCGATCGTTGTGACTTGGGAGCCTTCGAGCATGCTGACGGTCGTAAGGCAGGCGAAAGTGGGGTTGCCGTCGACATGGACGGTGCAGGCCCCACAGGCCCCAATGCCGCAACCATACTTGGTCCCCGTGAGCCCCAGCTCATCCCTGAGATACCAAAGCAGCGGCGTATCCGCGTCGCCGTCGAATTCACGCTCGACCCCGTTGAGCATCATGCTGACCATTGGGTGTCTCCTTTGCATCCAGACCCGAGGCAATTCTGCATCGGCATATTCGCGCACCTCTCGAGGAACATGCGTTTCGCTCGGGCACTGTCCAGTGCAGCAAGGCGCCGGCTCGGCGGGCCGCGACGGGCGGGCTGGTCGCGCCATGAAAAGGCGCACCGACGCGGCCCTCTTGGATGCTGAGATTTCGCCGGGTATGTTGCGATGTCGACACGCCTCAAGCCCGCTATAAGGACAGCTTTCTCGCGGGCTCAGCCATAAAGCAGCCAGTCCGCTTTCTGCCCGCCAAAGACGTTCAGGTGCATGCGAAAGATACCGCTCGTACCGGTGGCCGATCTCGAAACCTTGGTGTCCTATATGTCACAAGACACCGGGCTAGGAGTTGCTGCTAAAGAGGCTCGATATCGCTGACAACGTGACCGGGAACAGCATTAGTGTACGTTGGATCTTTTTCCCTCCAACTCGGGCGCGGCATGTCTCCGGCCGCGGCGGAACTCGGCCATAATCGTGACGATCACCAGCAAGATGCAGGCCCCCAATATCCCGCCGCTGATCGGGTTCTCGACGAAGGTCGAAAAGTCGCCGCGGCTCAACAATAGGGCGCGGCGCAGGTTCTCCTCCATCATCGGTCCGAGGATCAGGCCGAGGAGCAGCGGCGAGGCTGGGCAATCGAGCTTCGAGAGCACGTAGCCGGCTACCCCAAGTCCCGCCAGCAAATAGAGCTGGAAGGAGCTGTTCGCGACGCTCCACACGCCGATGCAGAGGAAGACAACGATCGCGGGATAGAGCAGCCGGTAAGGGATCGACAGGATCTTCACCCAGAGCCCTATAAAGGGGATGTTAATCCAAAGGAGCAGCACGTTACCGATCCACATGCTGGCGATCAGGCCCCAGAAGAGTTCCGGATGCCGACTCATCACCATAGGCCCCGGCTGGA
It encodes:
- a CDS encoding molybdopterin cofactor-binding domain-containing protein, coding for MRNPSITNISRRGILGGIGASAFVLAVGLPSRGWTQEEEPKFGRDAMPNGWSDDPKAFISIAEDGLVTVTVHRSEMGQGVRTSIAMVVADELGAEWDQVRVDQAPGDEEKYGNQDTDGSRSLRHFFMPMRRAGAAARRMLEQAAAAEWGVDIAEVKAEGHRVTHAASGRSLGYGELAGAAMDLDVPPADSLVLLDPSQFRYIGKSDIGLADNVGITTGTAIYGIDVRRDGMLYAVIARPPVYGGRVKSFDDSAALAIAGVEKVIAIDPVDFPTEFAPLGGVAVIARNTYLAMKGRDALTIEWEDGPNASYDSEAYRELLSKAANAPGGTVIRDQGDFDAGMAGAARTVEAEYYIPHLAQAPMEAPAAVVEIRDGKAEAWACTQAPQVTRLRLAERLKLDKGNVTVNVTLLGGGFGRKSKPDFVLEAGILSQAMNGAPVKLTWTREDDIHHGYYHTVSVEKMTAGLDDSGMPVAWLHRTAAPTIGSIFAPDPKQKLPFELGMGLLNMPLAIENIRAENPEASAHVRIGWYRSVSNIPHAFAIQSFISELADAVGRDPKDYLLEVIGPARLVDPRELGDVWNYGEDPEVYPIDTGRLAAVVEEAAKGIEWGRQMPAGQGLGIAGHYSFVSYVAVAAEVAVEDGVVSVPRVSIAIDCGAQVNPDRIRSQMEGAVIMGVGQALMTEVTFANGRAQQDNFDTYLVPRMEGAPKRIDVHLVTPGDAYDRPLGGVGEPGLPPVAPAIANAVFAATGQRIRRLPIADQLRS
- a CDS encoding (2Fe-2S)-binding protein; the encoded protein is MVSMMLNGVEREFDGDADTPLLWYLRDELGLTGTKYGCGIGACGACTVHVDGNPTFACLTTVSMLEGSQVTTIEGLSENGDHPVQVAWRDLNVAQCGYCQAGQIMQAAALVDQSDTVTDEDIDTAMNGNLCRCGTYPRIRAAIKQAAEAS